The following coding sequences lie in one Arachis hypogaea cultivar Tifrunner chromosome 4, arahy.Tifrunner.gnm2.J5K5, whole genome shotgun sequence genomic window:
- the LOC140184212 gene encoding uncharacterized protein has protein sequence MSRSRHAKDMDKNTRYFHNIASARRRNNWIDALVINGRRVRIQARIKIAIIDFYKDLYHQERSPKVSLREGLVEKIDEQDAGALEVMPPAEEIQEAVWDCESSKAPGCDGYNMNFIKRCWDEIGIEFTAVVMGFFQTSKLPADSNITWVALAPKFIGAEEIKDLRPISMVGCV, from the coding sequence ATGTCTCGGTCTCGGCATGCCAAGGATATGGACAAAAATACAAGGTACTTCCACAATATAGCATCAGCAAGAAGGCGGAATAATTGGATTGATGCACTGGTAATTAATGGCAGAAGGGTCCGGATCCAAGCTAGAATAAAGATTGCTATCATAGATTTCTACAAAGATTTGTATCATCAAGAACGGTCTCCCAAGGTGAGCTTGAGGGAGGGGTTGGTGGAGAAAATAGACGAACAAGATGCTGGGGCTTTAGAAGTGATGCCACCGGCTGAGGAAATCCAAGAGGCAGTATGGGATTGTGAGTCATCTAAGGCACCAGGGTGTGATGGGTACAACATGAATTTCATCAAGAGATGTTGGGATGAGATTGGGATAGAATTCACGGCAGTAGTGATGGGGTTCTTTCAGACGTCCAAGCTACCGGCGGACTCCAATATCACTTGGGTCGCACTAGCACCTAAGTTCATTGGTGCGGAGGAAATTAAAGACTTACGACCTATCAGTATGGTTGGATGCGTCTAA
- the LOC112797263 gene encoding uncharacterized protein, giving the protein MESNSDMFRVPSAGGGGGGGTGPSPSSSSSSSSLVSSSSSSLSSSNSRRFGTISPSNIINAPLSLLLEYSGILRNNNNTTTTRSNFNNQEPNPNPNSEPSVNDGELSIRIISPSEHDNHDNHRHREEQPSSSGGGGLVVGLPHDEGVSVMPNSSTGDTGIGNGNGIGNGDSGTGGEGGGNGRDSSYQRYDIQHAARWVEQVLPFSLLLLVVFIRQHLQGFFVTIWIAAVLFKSNDILRKQTALKGERKIPILIGISVAFSLHVISIYWWYQNDDLMYPLVMLPPREIPPFWHAIFIIMVNDTLVRQAAMVFKCILLIYYKNSRGRNYRRQGQMLTLVEYLLLLYRALLPTPVWYRFFLNKEYGSLFSSLMTGLYLTFKLTSVVEKVQAFFASVKALSRKEVHYGSYATSEQVIAAGDLCAICQEKMHAPILLRCKHIFCEDCVSEWFERERTCPLCRALVKPADLRSFGDGSTSLFFQLF; this is encoded by the exons ATGGAATCTAACTCAGACATGTTCAGGGTACCTTCtgcaggaggaggaggaggaggaggaacgggACCATCGCcttcgtcttcgtcttcgtcttcctCTTTGGTTTCTTCGTCGTCTTCGTCATTGTCGTCTTCGAATTCTAGAAGGTTCGGAACTATTTCTCCCTCTAACATCATTAACGCACCGCTGTCGCTATTATTGGAATATTCAGGGATTCTTCGCAACAAtaacaacaccaccaccaccaggtCGAATTTCAATAACCAAgaacctaaccctaaccctaattccgAGCCTTCCGTAAATGACGGCGAGTTATCGATCAGGATCATTAGTCCTTCCGAACACGATAATCACGATAATCATCGTCACAGGGAGGAGCAACCTTCGTCTTCTGGTGGGGGTGGTTTGGTTGTGGGGCTTCCTCACGATGAGGGTGTGTCCGTTATGCCCAATTCGAGCACCGGAGACACCGGGATTGGGAACGGGAATGGGATTGGAAACGGCGACTCGGGGACCGGCGGCGAGGGTGGCGGCAATGGGAGGGATTCTTCTTACCAGAGGTATGATATTCAGCATGCTGCAAGGTGGGTGGAGCAGGTTCTTCCGTTCTCCTTGCTCCTCTTGGTGGTCTTCATCCGCCAGCATTTACAAG GGTTTTTTGTTACAATTTGGATTGCGGCTGTCCTTTTCAAGTCGAATGACATTCTAAGAAAACAAACAGCTCTGAAG GGAGAGAGGAAAATACCTATTCTCATTGGGATTTCTGTTGCATTTTCACTTCATGTGATTAGCATCTATTGGTGGTATCAGAATGATGATCTGATGTATCCGCTGGTTATGCTTCCTCCGAGAGAGATACCGCCTTTCTGGCAtgcaattttcatcatcatggtTAATG ACACTTTGGTCCGCCAGGCTGCAATGGTATTCAAGTGTATATTGTTGATCTATTACAAGAACAGCAGAGGCCGAAATTATCGTAGGCAG GGGCAAATGCTGACTCTAGTTGAGTACCTTCTTTTGCTATACCGTGCCTTGCTGCCGACACCGGTTTGGTATCGTTTCTTTCTAAACAAAGAATATGGAAGCCTGTTTTCATCATTGATGACAGGACTGTATCTGACATTTAAGCTCACATCCGTGGTTGAAAAG GTGCAAGCCTTCTTTGCTTCAGTGAAGGCATTGTCACGGAAAGAAGTGCATTATGGTTCTTATGCAACATCAGAGCAG GTGATTGCGGCTGGTGATCTTTGTGCTATTTGTCAAGAGAAGATGCATGCTCCAATATTACTTCGTTGTAAACACATCTTCTGTGAA